A region from the Rhodamnia argentea isolate NSW1041297 chromosome 7, ASM2092103v1, whole genome shotgun sequence genome encodes:
- the LOC115741954 gene encoding E3 ubiquitin-protein ligase PUB23-like, which yields MDNNEVEVPRFFLCPISLEIMRDPVTLSTGITYDRESIETWLSTSKNSLCPVTKQPISDEDLTPNHTLRRLIQSWCTLNSSKGIERIPTPRAPISKAQITEILRDAEKPQLQQKCLRRLRSIASRNTSAKRCMEAAGAVKVLASVVNTNSHDQSLASEDGSLLNIKAPSDDALCILYNLQLSEQGLRSLVAKDGEFTESLTRIMKRGPYDSRAYAVLLLKSMFEVAEPMQIITLRHEFFAEAVQVLHDQISQQATKATLKLLINLCPWGRNRIKAVESGAVSALIELLLDCSDRRTCELILMLLEMLCQCAEGRSELLSHGAGIAVVSKKILRVSQVASERAVRILLYVSKFSATASVVQEMLQSGVAKKLCLVLQVDCGRKIKEKAIEILKLHARVWKHSPCIPSNLLSSYPS from the coding sequence ATGGACAACAATGAAGTGGAAGTGCCTCGATTCTTCCTCTGCCCTATCTCGCTGGAGATCATGAGAGATCCGGTCACCTTGTCGACAGGGATAACCTATGACCGAGAGAGCATCGAGACATGGCTGTCCACGTCCAAAAACAGCTTGTGCCCCGTCACCAAGCAGCCGATCTCTGATGAGGACCTGACCCCCAACCACACCCTCCGCCGCCTGATCCAATCTTGGTGCACCCTTAACTCATCTAAAGGCATCGAGCGAATCCCGACCCCCAGGGCTCCCATCAGCAAAGCCCAGATCACCGAGATCCTGCGCGATGCCGAGAAGCCTCAGCTCCAGCAGAAGTGCCTTAGGCGGCTGAGATCTATCGCTTCTCGTAATACTTCAGCCAAGCGTTGCATGGAAGCTGCCGGCGCTGTCAAGGTCCTGGCCTCGGTGGTAAACACCAACTCGCACGATCAGTCATTGGCGTCAGAAGATGGGTCACTTCTCAACATCAAAGCACCGAGCGACGACGCTCTGTGCATCCTCTACAATCTGCAGCTTTCCGAGCAGGGCCTCAGGAGCCTTGTGGCCAAGGACGGTGAGTTCACTGAATCGCTCACCCGCATCATGAAGCGTGGGCCCTACGACTCGAGGGCGTATGCTGTGCTGCTGCTCAAGTCCATGTTCGAGGTCGCGGAGCCGATGCAGATCATCACGCTGAGGCATGAGTTCTTTGCTGAGGCAGTCCAAGTCCTGCACGACCAGATCTCTCAGCAGGCCACCAAGGCCACGCTGAAGCTACTGATAAACCTATGCCCTTGGGGCCGAAACAGGATCAAAGCTGTCGAGTCCGGGGCAGTCTCGGCATTGATCGAGCTGCTTCTCGATTGTTCTGACCGCAGGACCTGCGAGTTAATATTGATGTTGTTGGAGATGCTGTGTCAATGTGCCGAGGGGAGATCGGAGTTGCTAAGCCACGGGGCGGGAATTGCAGTCGTATCCAAGAAGATCCTTAGGGTTTCGCAGGTGGCTAGCGAGAGGGCAGTCCGAATTCTGCTCTATGTCTCCAAGTTCTCGGCAACTGCAAGCGTGGTGCAAGAGATGTTGCAGTCGGGCGTCGCAAAGAAGCTGTGTTTGGTTCTGCAAGTGGACTGCGGGAGGAAGATCAAAGAAAAGGCGATTGAGATACTGAAATTGCATGCCAGGGTTTGGAAGCACTCTCCTTGTATACCCTCCAATTTGCTCTCTTCATACCCATCTTGA
- the LOC115741955 gene encoding E3 ubiquitin-protein ligase PUB23-like, with protein sequence MDNTEVEVPRFFLCPISLEIMRDPVTVSTGITYDRESIETWLSTSKNSLCPVTKQPISDVDLTPNHTLRRLIQSWCTLNSSNGIERIPTPRVPISKAQITEILRDAEKPHLQQKCLRRLRSIASRNTSAKRCMEAAGAVEFLASMISTSQDQPSVSEDGLLLNIKTPSDDALCILHNLQLSEPGLKGLVAKDSEFTESLTRIMQRGPYDSRAYAVLLLKSMFEVAEPMQIITLRQEFFAEAVQVLHDQISQQATKATLKLLINLCPWGRNRTKAVKSGAVSVLIELLLNCSDKRTCELTLMLLEMLCQCAEGRSELLSHGAGIAVVSKKILRVSHVASERAVRILLSVSKFSATATVAQEMLQLGVATKLCLVLQVDCGRKIKEKAIEILKLHARVWKHSPCRPSNLLSSYPS encoded by the coding sequence ATGGATAACACTGAAGTGGAAGTGCCTCGATTCTTCCTCTGCCCCATCTCGCTGGAGATCATGAGAGATCCGGTCACCGTCTCCACCGGGATAACCTATGACCGAGAGAGCATCGAGACATGGCTGTCCACGTCCAAAAACAGCTTGTGCCCCGTCACCAAGCAGCCGATCTCCGATGTGGACTTGACCCCAAACCACACCCTACGCCGCCTGATTCAATCTTGGTGCACCCTCAACTCGTCGAACGGCATCGAGCGAATCCCAACCCCCAGGGTTCCCATCAGCAAAGCCCAGATCACCGAGATCCTGCGAGATGCGGAGAAGCCTCACCTCCAGCAGAAGTGTCTTAGGCGGCTCAGATCTATCGCTTCTCGTAATACTTCGGCCAAGCGTTGCATGGAAGCTGCTGGCGCTGTCGAGTTCCTGGCCTCGATGATATCCACATCGCAAGATCAGCCATCTGTGTCGGAAGACGGGTTACTCCTCAACATCAAAACACCAAGCGATGACGCACTGTGCATCCTCCACAATCTCCAGCTCTCCGAGCCAGGCCTCAAGGGCCTCGTGGCCAAGGACAGCGAGTTCACCGAGTCACTCACGCGCATCATGCAGCGTGGGCCTTATGACTCGAGGGCCTATGCTGTGCTGCTGCTCAAGTCGATGTTCGAGGTTGCTGAGCCGATGCAGATCATCACGCTGAGGCAGGAGTTCTTTGCCGAGGCGGTCCAAGTCCTGCACGACCAGATCTCTCAGCAGGCCACCAAGGCCACACTTAAGCTACTGATAAACCTATGCCCTTGGGGCCGAAACAGGACCAAAGCCGTCAAGTCCGGGGCAGTGTCAGTATTGATCGAGCTGCTTCTCAACTGTTCTGACAAGAGGACGTGCGAGTTAACATTGATGTTGTTGGAGATGCTTTGTCAATGTGCCGAGGGGAGGTCGGAGTTGCTAAGCCATGGGGCGGGAATTGCAGTCGTATCAAAGAAGATACTTAGGGTTTCGCACGTCGCTAGTGAGAGGGCAGTCCGAATTCTGCTCTCCGTCTCCAAGTTCTCGGCAACTGCGACTGTGGCGCAAGAGATGTTGCAATTGGGCGTCGCAACGAAGTTGTGTTTGGTTCTGCAAGTGGACTGCGGGAGGAAGATCAAAGAAAAGGCCATTGAGATACTGAAATTGCATGCCAGGGTTTGGAAGCACTCTCCTTGTAGACCCTCTAATTTGCTCTCTTCATACCCATCTTGA